Proteins encoded within one genomic window of Pongo pygmaeus isolate AG05252 chromosome 18, NHGRI_mPonPyg2-v2.0_pri, whole genome shotgun sequence:
- the TLE7 gene encoding transducin-like enhancer protein 7 isoform X2 gives MSGEKEEASFRMFGAYGEPEERRDVPESSGVSSQPEPQVQQQLGSLYGVPWQSPGPLIQHSPADQETSMVTQHQWHLQGLGRSELQAAGLPDAQPGEAAESSPSFLLGSEVGQPYSSSSPSEEVLSLLRAIPPIPDEVVVRQKRAPQGSWKVGTLLHGKRVYAVAVSGSTHHVYTCGSGYIRVWDESVLHAGDKAPRAQLDLQHPQDRVVTCKLFPDERSLITGGASQAVTLWDLAPTPQVRARLTSTGPTCYSLAVSSDARICLACFHGFVEIWDLQNQILIRKHEVPVYGSRCVDITGNIFWTGGEDTTLYSWDLRSYQRLHQHNLQNEILSITHDPGEEWVLAGLRTGDIAFLHTRRNEQFKAVMKKYTRHHSLKFASCGSYFVTAIDTRLSGLEAPSLQKLFQIEESSGILCCDVSSDNQYLVMGSNSSATIYQLLY, from the exons ATgagtggagagaaggaagaggcatCGTTCAGAATGTTCGGGGCTTATGGTGAGCCAGAGGAGAGGAGGGATGTGCCAGAAAGCTCTGGCGTTTCCTCTCAGCCTGAGCCACAAGTGCAGCAGCAACTGGGCAGTCTGTATGGAGTGCCCTGGCAGTCCCCGGGCCCCCTGATACAGCACAGCCCTGCTGATCAAGAGACAAGCATGGTGACCCAGCACCAGTGGCACCTCCAGGGCCTGGGTAGATCTGAGCTCCAGGCCGCTGGGCTCCCTGATGCACAACCAGGAGAAGCAGCAGAGTCCAGCCCAAG CTTCCTATTGGGTTCTGAGGTTG GCCAGCCTTActcttcttcctctcccagtGAAGAAGTCCTCTCATTGCTCAGAGCAATT CCCCCCATTCCAGATGAAGTTGTGGTCAGACAGAAGAGGGCCCCACAGGGCTCCTGGAAGGTTGGCACACTCCTCCATGGAAAGAGAGTCTACGCAGTGGCCGTCAGTGGCTCAACCCACCACGTGTACACGTGTGGCTCCGGCTACATCAGGGTATGGGATGAGAGTGTGCTGCATGCGGGGGACAAGGCCCCTCGGGCCCAGCTGGACTTGCAG CATCCCCAGGACCGTGTTGTTACCTGCAAGCTGTTCCCTGATGAGCGGAGCCTGATCACAGGGGGTGCGTCCCAGGCCGTGACTCTCTGGGACTTGGCACCCACCCCCCAGGTCAGGGCACGGCTGACCTCAACAGGCCCTACGTGCTATTCTCTGGCTGTCTCCTCTGATGCCCGTATCTGTTTGGCTTGTTTCCATGGATTTGTTGAGATTTGGGATTTGCAGAACCAAATCTTGATCAG GAAGCACGAAGTTCCTGTATACGGGTCCCGATGTGTGGACATCACCGGCAATATATTCTGGACAGGAGGTGAAGACACCACCCTGTATTCCTGGGACCTGAGGAGCTACCAGAGGCTGCACCAACACAACTTACAGAATGAG ATCCTCAGCATTACCCATGACCCCGGTGAAGAATGGGTATTGGCGGGCCTGAGAACAGGTGATATCGCATTCCTTCACACTCGTCGGAATGAGCAGTTTAAGGCTGTCATGAAAAAATACACGCGCCACCACAGCCTCAAGTTTGCCTCCTGTG GGAGCTATTTTGTGACCGCAATAGATACGCGCCTCAGTGGCTTGGAGGCACCTTCTCTACAAAAGTTGTTTCAG ATAGAGGAGTCTTCAGGTATCCTGTGCTGTGACGTGTCCTCTGACAACCAGTATCTGGTCATGGGCTCCAATAGCAGTGCTACCATCTACCAGCTCTTGTATTAA
- the TLE7 gene encoding transducin-like enhancer protein 7 isoform X1, which yields MSGEKEEASFRMFGAYGQPYSSSSPSEEVLSLLRAIPPIPDEVVVRQKRAPQGSWKVGTLLHGKRVYAVAVSGSTHHVYTCGSGYIRVWDESVLHAGDKAPRAQLDLQHPQDRVVTCKLFPDERSLITGGASQAVTLWDLAPTPQVRARLTSTGPTCYSLAVSSDARICLACFHGFVEIWDLQNQILIRKHEVPVYGSRCVDITGNIFWTGGEDTTLYSWDLRSYQRLHQHNLQNEILSITHDPGEEWVLAGLRTGDIAFLHTRRNEQFKAVMKKYTRHHSLKFASCGSYFVTAIDTRLSGLEAPSLQKLFQIEESSGILCCDVSSDNQYLVMGSNSSATIYQLLY from the exons ATgagtggagagaaggaagaggcatCGTTCAGAATGTTCGGGGCTTATG GCCAGCCTTActcttcttcctctcccagtGAAGAAGTCCTCTCATTGCTCAGAGCAATT CCCCCCATTCCAGATGAAGTTGTGGTCAGACAGAAGAGGGCCCCACAGGGCTCCTGGAAGGTTGGCACACTCCTCCATGGAAAGAGAGTCTACGCAGTGGCCGTCAGTGGCTCAACCCACCACGTGTACACGTGTGGCTCCGGCTACATCAGGGTATGGGATGAGAGTGTGCTGCATGCGGGGGACAAGGCCCCTCGGGCCCAGCTGGACTTGCAG CATCCCCAGGACCGTGTTGTTACCTGCAAGCTGTTCCCTGATGAGCGGAGCCTGATCACAGGGGGTGCGTCCCAGGCCGTGACTCTCTGGGACTTGGCACCCACCCCCCAGGTCAGGGCACGGCTGACCTCAACAGGCCCTACGTGCTATTCTCTGGCTGTCTCCTCTGATGCCCGTATCTGTTTGGCTTGTTTCCATGGATTTGTTGAGATTTGGGATTTGCAGAACCAAATCTTGATCAG GAAGCACGAAGTTCCTGTATACGGGTCCCGATGTGTGGACATCACCGGCAATATATTCTGGACAGGAGGTGAAGACACCACCCTGTATTCCTGGGACCTGAGGAGCTACCAGAGGCTGCACCAACACAACTTACAGAATGAG ATCCTCAGCATTACCCATGACCCCGGTGAAGAATGGGTATTGGCGGGCCTGAGAACAGGTGATATCGCATTCCTTCACACTCGTCGGAATGAGCAGTTTAAGGCTGTCATGAAAAAATACACGCGCCACCACAGCCTCAAGTTTGCCTCCTGTG GGAGCTATTTTGTGACCGCAATAGATACGCGCCTCAGTGGCTTGGAGGCACCTTCTCTACAAAAGTTGTTTCAG ATAGAGGAGTCTTCAGGTATCCTGTGCTGTGACGTGTCCTCTGACAACCAGTATCTGGTCATGGGCTCCAATAGCAGTGCTACCATCTACCAGCTCTTGTATTAA